One Bombus fervidus isolate BK054 chromosome 2, iyBomFerv1, whole genome shotgun sequence DNA segment encodes these proteins:
- the LOC139996925 gene encoding putative inositol monophosphatase 3: MHIRMSIRTRKTIICGIIILLSLLYLYTNRTLYTNEQKYTNVQNKNISLKLLLAAAIRAAEIGGSEVIAVHNQAKFEIQSKGKTKEGINDPVTEADYRSHCAMYHSLREAFPSITVISEETSKDCDKVTVSNIKDNINTLNEYDIKDEIINTNDITVWIDPLDATKEFTENLLQYVTTMVCVAIKGKPIIGVIFKPFETKQNSSLFWSWTNHAISRNLQVLLKLEDERTPILIVSQSHAGQIHNVTKIAFGKDVKIVSAAGAGYKFLEVVSGNVTAYVHMTAIKKWDICAGTAILTALGGTVTQLFDQQLISFGPNDSKVLTWGLLATMSNHAWYLDKFSNI, translated from the exons atgcatATCAGAATGAGTATTCGAACGAGAAAAACTATTATCTGTGGGATCATTATATTGTTAAGTCTGTTATACTTGTATACGAATCGGACTTTGTATACAAATGAACAAAAGTATACAAATGTACAGAAcaagaatatttctttaaaattacttCTTGCTGCCGCTATAAGAGCAGCAGAAATTGGTGGTTCTGAAGTGATAGCAGTTCATAACCAAGCtaaatttgaaatacaaaGTAAAGGGAAAACGAAAGAGG GTATAAATGATCCAGTAACAGAAGCAGACTATAGATCGCATTGTGCAATGTATCATTCTTTGCGTGAAGCATTTCCAAGTATAACAGTAATATCAGAGGAAACATCAAAGGATTGTGATAAAGTTACTGtgtcaaatataaaagataatattaatactttAAATGAGTATGATATTAaggatgaaattataaatacaaatgacATTACAGTATGGATTGACCCTCTTGATGCAACAAAGGAATTTACAG AGAATTTGCTGCAATATGTTACAACCATGGTTTGTGTTGCTATTAAAGGAAAACCTATAATAGGTGTTATATTTAAACCATtcgaaacaaaacaaaattctaGTTTGTTCTGGTCATGGACTAATCACGcaatttcaagaaatttaCAAGTACTGCTTAAG TTAGAAGATGAGAGAACACCAATATTGATTGTATCACAATCACATGCAGGCCAAATTCACAATGTTACTAAGATCGCATTTGGCAAAgatgtaaaaattgtttctgcAGCAGGTGCAG GTTACAAATTTCTAGAGGTTGTAAGTGGAAATGTAACTGCGTATGTTCACATGACTGCAATAAAAAAGTGGGACATTTGTGCTGGAACTGCAATTCTTACTGCACTTGGTGGAACAGTTACTCAATTGTTTGATCAACAGTTAATAAGCTTTGGTCCAAATGATTCCAAAGTACTTACATGGGGCCTTTTGGCTACCATGAGTAATCATGCTTGGtatttagataaattttcaaatatttaa
- the LOC139996967 gene encoding ubiquitin-conjugating enzyme E2 W isoform X2, translated as MAAMSPSKRRLQKELTSLIREPPPGVHVDEDLTSQNLTQWIVHMEGAKGTLYEGEQFQLQFRFSSKYPFDSPEVTFIGGNIPIHPHIYSNGHICLSILTEDWSPALSVQSICLSIVSMLSSCKEKKRPPDNSFYVKTCSKNPKKTKWWYHDDNV; from the exons ATGGCGGCAATGTCCCCGTCAAAG CGGAGGTTACAGAAGGAGTTAACATCTTTAATACGCGAACCTCCACCAGGTGTACATGTAGATGAAGATCTTACTAGTCAAAATTTAACACAATGGATTGTTCATATGGAAGGTGCAAAGGGTACCTTATATGAAGGCGAACAATTTCAACTGCAATTTAGATTCAGTTCTAAATATCCTTTTGATTCGCCAGAAGTGACTTTCATAGGTGGAAATATACCGATACATCCACATATTTACAGCAATGGTCATATCTGTTTATCCATTTTAACTGAAGATTGGTCTCCAGCTTTGAGTGTGCAAAGTATTTGTTTAAGTATTGTATCGATGTTGAGCAGTTGTAAAGAAAag AAGAGGCCACCTGATAATTCCTTTTATGTAAAAACATGCAGTAAAAATCCAAAGAAGACAAAGTGGTGGTATCATG ATGACAATGTGTAA
- the LOC139996967 gene encoding ubiquitin-conjugating enzyme E2 W isoform X1 encodes MLPKNDSRRLQKELTSLIREPPPGVHVDEDLTSQNLTQWIVHMEGAKGTLYEGEQFQLQFRFSSKYPFDSPEVTFIGGNIPIHPHIYSNGHICLSILTEDWSPALSVQSICLSIVSMLSSCKEKKRPPDNSFYVKTCSKNPKKTKWWYHDDNV; translated from the exons atgctTCCGAAAAATGATTCA CGGAGGTTACAGAAGGAGTTAACATCTTTAATACGCGAACCTCCACCAGGTGTACATGTAGATGAAGATCTTACTAGTCAAAATTTAACACAATGGATTGTTCATATGGAAGGTGCAAAGGGTACCTTATATGAAGGCGAACAATTTCAACTGCAATTTAGATTCAGTTCTAAATATCCTTTTGATTCGCCAGAAGTGACTTTCATAGGTGGAAATATACCGATACATCCACATATTTACAGCAATGGTCATATCTGTTTATCCATTTTAACTGAAGATTGGTCTCCAGCTTTGAGTGTGCAAAGTATTTGTTTAAGTATTGTATCGATGTTGAGCAGTTGTAAAGAAAag AAGAGGCCACCTGATAATTCCTTTTATGTAAAAACATGCAGTAAAAATCCAAAGAAGACAAAGTGGTGGTATCATG ATGACAATGTGTAA
- the LOC139996837 gene encoding N-acetylneuraminate (7)9-O-acetyltransferase translates to MTSAEHFISLITVASAKKLATALVLCFILYHGLMHLIYGSDSCKWLLTEGRYKGDKEWQPYGCMMHYYTQTDSRRCLRYLAFMGHRNHFAFIGDIRVRQLYRSFISQFIVDGKVSDLTELPDNSDLNFNDAQLRLNVQFLWRSQLDNFMIEDLRSWMKIDAPSLIISGCGATTILANNNSDAQLYSEYSMGLVRLVQPVDFLVKKNTKYLWMLQDPVLKERLPAQLSGIDNRQINLCNKAAIKILSHSEAHIWESSKLVGAGVLEQSPDGYLASPLSLRHKVQILLNTYCNDHMNFDDGSCCSYPEPATTLQLLSLFALALCIVIGGGMWVYRKFCQYRTEISYSHVTTVEVENTEEANNSETTQIEQPKVQDFYTLMTSLALLSIILYYFYLCDRTNFFMKENKYYSEFSFWLPLGYILALGLFFTEDRERGPRTLNREQTDEWRGLMQAVVLIYHVTGAKNVLPIYMYLRLINSAYLFLSGYGHFCYFWQTGDVSLVRFAQVMFRLNFLTVSLCLCMNRPYQFYHFVPLVSFWFLVIYFLAWLPPRIYSGNLNEYGPRALLYLALKLLGLVSMITILYMSEVFFEKVFVTRPWKALFVTTDDDIREWWSRWRVDRYSVAWGVTFGAGLVVLQRIDHIPGTALSSLLALISLTAYTTFTILCHSVSECEEIHSYIAFIPIIGYIALRNASLALRGKHSALLAGLGRISLETLVAQGHIWLAADSHGVLVLLPRFPVLNLLVTSFIFICASHEIHRLTQVLAPYAVPNDWRLVARNLLLFIAVLVPIGIHDGMF, encoded by the exons atgacTTCAGCAGAACACTTTATTAGTTTAATTACTGTGGCAAGTGCTAAAAAGTTAGCTACTGCACTTGTCTTGTGTTTTATTCTTTATCATGGATTAATGCACCTCATAtatg GTAGTGATTCTTGTAAGTGGCTATTAACAGAAGGAAGGTATAAAGGAGATAAAGAATGGCAACCATATGGCtgtatgatgcattactatacaCAAAC AGACAGTCGCAGATGTTTAAGATATCTAGCTTTCATGGGCCACCGTAACCATTTTGCATTTATTGGAGATATTAGAGTCAGACAACTGTATAGATCTTTCATATCACAATTTATAGTTGATGGGAAAGTGTCAGATTTAACAGAATTACCAGACAATTctgatttaaattttaatgatgCACAACTTAGattaaatgtacaatttttatggAGGTCTCAATTGGATAATTTTATGATAGAAGACCTTAGGAGCTGGATG AAAATTGATGCACCTAGCTTAATTATTTCAGGCTGTGGAGCAACAACAATTCTTGCTAATAATAATAGTGATgctcaattatattctgaGTATAGCATGGGATTAGTGAGACTTGTACAACCAGTagattttttagttaaaaaaaatacaaaatatttatggatGCTACAAGATCCTGTATTAAAAGAAAGACTGCCAGCTCAATTATCAGGCATAGATAACAGGCAgattaatttatgtaataaagCAGCAATaaag ATACTATCTCATAGTGAGGCTCATATATGGGAAAGCAGTAAACTTGTTGGTGCAGGTGTGTTAGAACAAAGCCCAGATGGATATTTAGCGAGTCCTTTGTCTTTAAGACACAAGGTTCAAATATTGTTGAATACTTACTGCAATGATCATATGAATTTTGATGATGGTAGTTGTTGCAGTTACCCAGAACCAGCTACAACATTACAGCTATTAAGCTTATTTGCACTTGCTTTATG TATAGTAATTGGTGGTGGAATGTGGGTGTATAGaaaattttgtcaatatcGAACCGAAATTTCTTACTCACATGTTACCACTGTTGAGGTGGAGAATACTGAAGAAGCAAATAATTCTGAAACTACACAGATCGAACAACCCAAAGTACaagatttttatacattaatgACATCATTGGCTCTTTTGTCAATCATcttatattacttttatttatgcGATAG AACAAATTTCTTCATGAAGGAGAATAAATACTACAGTGAATTTAGTTTTTGGTTACCACTTGGATATATATTGGCACTTGGTTTATTCTTTACTGAAGATAGAGAAAGAGGACCAAGAACTTTAAATCGAGAACAAACAGATGAGTGGAGAGGATTAATGCAAGCTGTAGTGTTAATCTATCATGTTACTGGGGCTAAGAACGTTTTGCCCATTTACATGTACCtaagattaattaattctgcttatttatttctttctggATATGgacatttttgttatttttggcAAACAGGCGATGTTTCTTTAGTGAGGTTTGCACAA gTAATGTTTAGACTAAACTTCTTAACAGTGTCTCTATGCCTTTGTATGAATAGGCCATATCAGTTTTACCATTTTGTTCCATTAGTTTCATTTTGGTTTTTAGTCATTTATTTCTTAGCATGGCTACCACCAAGAATATATTCTGGTAATTTGAACGAATATGGACCCAGAGCTTTGCTTTATCTCGCATTGAAACTTTTAGGTCTTGTATCAATGATTACAATACTGTACATGTCAGAG GTATTCTttgaaaaagtatttgtaaCAAGGCCTTGGAAAGCATTATTTGTTACAACTGACGACGATATACGGGAATGGTGGTCACGTTGGAGGGTGGATAGATATAGTGTGGCTTGGGGTGTAACTTTTGGGGCAGGTCTTGTAGTTTTGCAAAGGATAGATCACATTCCAGGAACTGCATTATCTTCCTTGTTAGCGTTAATTTCTCTAACCGCTTATACTACTTTTACGATATTGTGTCATTCAGTATCTGAATGTGAAGAAATTCATTCATATATTGCGTTTATACCA ATTATAGGATATATAGCGCTTAGAAATGCATCATTAGCATTACGCGGCAAACACTCAGCTCTTTTGGCTGGTTTAGGTCGCATTAGCTTAGAAACTCTAGTCGCACAAGGTCACATTTGGTTGGCAGCAGATTCACATGGCGTATTAGTTTTATTGCCTAGGTTTCCAGTATTAAATCTGTTAGTCACATCATTCATCTTTATATGTGCAAGTCATGAA ATACATAGATTAACCCAGGTACTAGCACCATATGCAGTACCAAATGATTGGAGACTGGTGGCTCGTaacttgttattatttattgcggTGCTTGTACCTATTGGTATTCATGATGGAATGTTCTGA
- the LOC139996936 gene encoding mpv17-like protein 2, with amino-acid sequence MSITRNLSLILNKVPVIKEKLFSQKYLLYTNVTISISLSAIGDVLEQHYEILKNEWDKWSLNRTRNMALSGMSIGIVCHYWYKYLDNRLPGRTIDIVLKKVVIDQLVCSPLCITMFFLTLAILEKSTWTELKGEIIKKAHRLYIAEWVIWPPAQIFNFYFLPNRYRVLYDNTISLGYDVYTSHVKHDNLVHNARNNSH; translated from the exons ATGAGCATTACCAGAAATTTAAGTTTAATTTTGAACAAAGTACCcgtaattaaagaaaagttattttcacaaaaatatttactttatacaaatgtaacaatatctatttctctttctgcCATAGGAGATGTATTAGAACAAcattatgaaatattgaag AATGAATGGGATAAATGGAGTTTAAATAGAACACGAAACATGGCATTATCTGGCATGTCTATTGGTATAGTATGTCATTATTGGTATAAATATCTAGATAATAGATTACCAGGTCGTACAATTGATATTGTTTTGAAAAAGGTTGTTATAGATCAATTAGTGTGTTCTCCACTTTGCATcacaatgttttttttaacattagctattttagaaaaaagtaCTTGGACAGAATTAAAAGGTGAAATTATTAAGAAAGCACATAGATTGTACATAGCAGAATGGGTTATTTGGCCACCAGcccaaatttttaatttttactttctgCCAAATAGATATAGAGTACTTTATGATAATACTATATCTCTAGGCTATGATGTGTATACTAGTCATGTGAAACATGATAATTTAGTACACAATGCAAGAAATAATTcgcattaa
- the Dup gene encoding chromatin licensing and DNA replication factor double parked: MSQPSVTAYFNTRKRQATDDLRNKAKVLLLDREESRVVSSQNPTNEDNLESSETLTPIQEEETMEVSPETIVVPGKELETDHTVKPNTAVRNIQFDSPKSSAQKTPKHNVRTRVTRTRKLSGEEGQVDIRESFQKITEDLDVKKVLFEKKGALSPRRNLPGTPKKNNDSGESSLTNCTTPKKSSTMDKPAKRELSLNDIKSKINKSSKLSELKTSLARFKNCEQRLEQLHKNDKKPQIQKFEKIQLEIPVSPQKAYKSPSKMLLSPLKDKQLMNASPQRRILFEPKESTPSPVKGSPIKAPAYQQYLSLAESGTSGLPLPYHYRFLAEAFRCVDTVSAMLFNRKEIITFKKLKPAVQELLRKNFTLEHLAQMKTIFPDAYIYSQEKHRAFGSSSKQDKYELLLTPIVEEKDGRNTPDADDVLKTASEASMGPRVLLDRRRKFYNILLDKVKDEHEKFLLNLETPMHISKEKILRWHPEFDVETCKVIEQAELPQPPNVERMTSAKDVLDKAKALFNCGTRMEKALQRLAEAKMTSKTVSPKKDEVSTATQTEGGVQKVNITIVDTPPATPTVNKNHLTSALKGIPKALLEKVRAKQAAKALEAMTRPPNAEKEAVMYSRLPELVKVLRNIFVAEKKGVLTLEFVITKLENSFRAKLSPAELEDHLRLLCKLLPTWSSIHNVRKVDYLKLQKEVDLTKVIKRLEIMANDKVKSS, encoded by the exons ATGTCCCAGCCGTCAGTAACGGCGTATTTTAATACACGCAAACGACAAGCAACTGACGATTTACGAAACAAGGCTAAAGTTTTGCTTCTTGATCGGGAAGAATCGAGAGTTGTGAGTAGTCAGAATCCAACTAACGAAGATAATTTGGAGTCATCGGAAACATTGACTCCAAttcaagaagaagaaacaatgGAAGTAAGTCCGGAGACTATTGTGGTACCTGGTAAAGAATTAGAGACTGATCATACGGTAAAACCTAATACAGCTGTAAGGAACATTCAGTTTGATTCTCCTAAATCAAGTGCTCAAAAAACGCCTAAACATAATGTTCGTACACGAGTTACACGTACACGAAAATTATCTGGCGAAGAAGGACAAGTGGATATCAGAGAAAGCTTTCAAAAGATCACAGAAGACTTGGATGTAAAAAAAGTGCTCTTTGAAAAGAAAGGTGCACTGAGCCCAAGAAGGAATCTTCCAGGAACACCTAAGAAGAACAACGATTCTGGTGAGAGTTCATTAACTAATTGTACAACACCAAAGAAAAGTTCAACTATGGACAAACCGGCAAAGCGAGAGCTGTctttaaatgatataaaaagtaaaattaataaatcttccAAATTGTCGGAATTGAAAACTTCTCTTGCTCGGTTCAAAAATTGTGAACAAAGGCTAGAGCAATTGCATAAAAACGATAAGAAACCACAAATACAGAAATTTGAGAAAATCCAACTTGAAATACCTGTTAG CCCACAAAAGGCATATAAATCTCCAAGTAAAATGTTATTGAGTCCTTTGAAGGATAAACAGCTAATGAATGCTAGTCCTcaacgaagaattttatttgaaccTAAAGAATCAACCCCAAGCCCTGTGAAAGGTAGCCCAATAAAAGCACCAGCTTATCAGCAGTATTTGTCACTTGCTGAAAGTGGCACTTCTGGTTTGCCATTGCCTTATCATTATAGATTCTTGGCAGAGGCATTCAGATGCGTAGATACA GTTTCTGCAATGCTGTTCAAtcgtaaagaaataataacttTCAAAAAGCTAAAGCCTGCAGTTCAAGAGTTATTGcgtaaaaatttcacgttGGAACATCTAGCGCAAATGAAAACCATTTTCCCCGATGCATACATTTACAGCCAGGAGAAGCATCGTGCATTTGGTTCTTCGTCTAAAcaggataaatatgaattaCTTCTTACACCTATTGTTGAAGAAAAAGATGGAAGAAATACTCCAGATGCAGACGATGTGTTGAAAACAGCATCTGAAGCTAGTATGGGACCGCGAGTATTACTTGACAGACGAaggaaattttacaatatcttGCTTG ATAAAGTAAAAGACGAGCATGAGAAATTCTTACTTAATTTGGAGACGCCAATGCACATCTCAAAGGAAAAGATCCTGCGTTGGCATCCTGAATTTGATGTTGAAACTTGTAAAGTAATTGAACAGGCTGAATTGCCACAACCACCTAATGTGGAAAGGATGACAAGTGCAAAAGATGTTCTTG ATAAAGCAAAAGCATTATTTAATTGCGGTACTCGCATGGAGAAAGCATTGCAGCGATTAGCAGAAGCAAAGATGACTTCAAAGACTGTTTCTCCAAAAAAAGATGAAGTAAGCACGGCTACCCAAACCGAGGGTGGTGTACAAAAGGTTAATATTACAATTGTGGATACTCCACCTGCCACACCTACTGTAAACAAGAATCATCTTACTAGTGCACTGAAAGGCATACCAAAGGCTCTTCTTGAGAAA GTTCGTGCTAAACAAGCTGCTAAAGCATTGGAAGCTATGACACGTCCACCAAATGCAGAAAAAGAGGCTGTAATGTATTCAAGATTACCCGAATTAGTGAAAGTTCTGCGTAATATTTTTGTAGCTGAAAAAAAGGGAGTTTTAACATTAGAATTTGTAATTACCAAATTAGAGAACTCGTTTAGAGCTAAATTATCTCCTGCTGAACTAGAGGACCATCTACGTTTATTGTGTAAACTGCTACCCACGTGGTCTAGTATACATAATGTTCGAAAAGTGGATTACTTGAAGCTGCAAAAGGAAGTCGATCTtacaaaagtaataaaaagattaGAAATTATGGCTAATGACAAAGTAAAGTCATCATGA
- the Mrpl33 gene encoding mitochondrial ribosomal protein L33, whose protein sequence is MFLTNVLLKKAKSKHILVLVESVASGHKYIRIRDRLADKLEGVWFDPYVREHVLYRELKKIRSL, encoded by the exons ATGTTTTTAACCAATGtattgttaaaaaaagctaAAAGCAA aCATATTTTAGTACTCGTAGAAAGTGTAGCAAGTGGTCACAAGTATATAAGAATTCGAGATAGGTTAGCAGATAAATTAGAAGGAGTGTGGTTTGATCCTTATG TTCGAGAACATGTCCTTTATCGagaattgaagaaaattagaagtttataa